In Treponema primitia ZAS-1, the following proteins share a genomic window:
- a CDS encoding Rpn family recombination-promoting nuclease/putative transposase yields the protein MKLPFLFSFFDPDLRRQARKNARTGKALDLLSDFVFKALFTAHDEDSQTALRCLLSACIHRPVTSLSIRNSELLPEYLTGKTIRLDIHLVFNDGEQADIEIQVDRTNDDIKVRAVVYAAYLLSSQAKRGKFYKSVPRVYQIFFLNFILFPGSDKVPRRYTMREEDEHDELSEVVNVIFYELPKLKRIADGYFAGEIRLEDLPDDQKWGIYFRYRNDKRMAGLVEALCREEGIMNAERMLKKISRTEEQWARALFREKAAMDYRSEMYASREAGKEVGREEAEAKYKPILEENAQVIEELRRKLRDAGIDS from the coding sequence ATGAAACTACCATTCCTCTTTTCTTTTTTCGATCCGGACCTCCGCCGTCAGGCTAGGAAAAACGCCAGAACGGGCAAGGCGCTGGACCTGCTTTCGGACTTCGTCTTTAAGGCCCTGTTTACCGCCCATGACGAAGACTCCCAAACAGCCCTCCGCTGCCTCCTGTCCGCTTGTATCCACCGTCCGGTAACTTCGCTATCCATCCGGAATAGCGAACTCCTCCCGGAGTACCTCACCGGGAAGACCATACGACTGGACATTCACCTGGTCTTTAACGACGGCGAGCAAGCGGATATCGAGATCCAGGTTGACCGGACCAATGATGACATCAAGGTACGGGCCGTGGTCTATGCCGCCTACCTCCTTTCCAGCCAGGCCAAACGGGGGAAGTTCTACAAATCAGTTCCCAGGGTCTACCAAATATTCTTCCTCAACTTTATTCTCTTTCCCGGAAGTGATAAGGTCCCCCGGCGCTACACCATGCGGGAAGAGGATGAACATGACGAACTGAGTGAAGTGGTAAACGTAATTTTCTACGAACTGCCCAAGCTGAAGCGGATAGCCGATGGGTATTTTGCGGGGGAAATACGCTTGGAAGACTTGCCGGATGACCAGAAGTGGGGTATATACTTTAGGTACCGGAACGACAAACGGATGGCTGGGCTGGTAGAGGCCCTCTGCCGGGAGGAAGGGATTATGAACGCAGAACGGATGTTAAAAAAGATAAGCCGGACGGAAGAACAATGGGCCCGTGCGCTATTCCGAGAAAAGGCGGCGATGGATTATCGGTCCGAGATGTACGCCAGCCGGGAGGCCGGGAAGGAAGTCGGGCGGGAAGAGGCAGAGGCGAAATACAAGCCGATACTCGAGGAAAATGCCCAAGTTATTGAGGAGCTTAGGCGGAAGCTTCGGGATGCCGGGATAGATAGCTAA